GGTAGTTTTTTTCGAATGGCTGAATGAACATGGATTGGAGTTTGGTTTTGGTGATGAGGGGATCTGGGGTGCTGCGGATGTAGCTTTCGTAGGAGCTCCATACGTATTCGCTTGGGTTATGGACGATGCCGGATTTGACAGGGTTCATATGGATGTAGCGGCTAACCTCCCTGAATTGCTGATCACTCATAATTTCCGTTGCTCCGAAGCGGTTTTGGAATAGGTGTCCTTCGAGTTTGTGGCGTTTATTGATGTAGAGGGCGTAACGGGAGTGAAGGTTTCGCATGATGGAGCCTAACGGCTGGATTTCGGTTTCGATAAGAAGGTGGATGTGATTGGACATGAGGCAGTAGGCGTGGAGTTTGAATGGGTGTGTTTCGCGTACTGTTTGTAGGAGCTGAAGGTATTTTTCGCGGTCATGTTTGTAGAAGAAAATGTTTTCTCTTCGGTTTCCTCGGGAGTAGACGTGGTAGGTGGTGTTTGGCTTCCATTCTCTTGGCTTGCGTGACATGGTTTGGGATCAATCCTTTCTGGTTTAGTTTACAGGATTAGTATAAAGGATTGGGTGGGTTTTTAGGGGGGTTTGGATAATTATGTGTTTTGGATTGAAGAAAGTGAATTTTGAGGTTGTTATGGTTGCACTGACCCTCAGTGATTTAACGTGATGGGGGATGAAGTAAATGGTGAGTAAGGTCTTGTTATTAAAGGGTTTTTGGGTTATGGGGACGGAGATTTAATGCTTTAGCAGAGCGGGGGTCAGTGCAGTGCACTGACCCCCATTCCTTTACAGCGGCAAGGGCTGGAGCAGTCTTCCGCTCCCTCCTACTCCCTCAACCGTTCCTTTGAAGTGGGGACGGAGGTTTAGTGCTTTAGCGGAGTGAGGGTCAGTGCATTCGCATTGGCCTTCTTAATACCACCATCAAAAAAGAGCAAAGCGCTCCGCGCTTTGCTCTTTTCCCCCTATAATTCTTCCTTCTTCCCCGCGGTCAACTTTGGTATTAATAGGACCAATATCAGCAGCAGGCCAATTCCAATGATTGTGATGTACAAGATGGTTAACGTGGATCCTTGTGTGTCCCCTTCTGAACTGGGATCGAGCTCCTGGGCACCGGTGCTTTGGAATAGTTCTTCTTCGCTGTCCATGAACAGGCCTGCTTCGGCTGTTTGGGCGGCAGTAATGTTGGCTTCAAGTTTGTTGGCTGAGTAGTCGGCGAAGAGTTTTTCAATTTGCCGTTCGTCTCTATTGGGGTCAGGTGCTTCGTACTCAAGATTTTGAAGTTCTTCTGGTATGTTGTATTTCTTTTTGTATAGGGAGTCTTCATGAAAGTAGTCGGTTTGCTGTTTGATTTTTTCTTCTTCGTATATGTTTGGTGCCAGG
The Metabacillus sp. FJAT-52054 genome window above contains:
- the essA gene encoding type VII secretion protein EssA, with the protein product MNRTNKMRKRAAILTALLLLIPATAVRAEEQLPEQPADIEDLAPNIYEEEKIKQQTDYFHEDSLYKKKYNIPEELQNLEYEAPDPNRDERQIEKLFADYSANKLEANITAAQTAEAGLFMDSEEELFQSTGAQELDPSSEGDTQGSTLTILYITIIGIGLLLILVLLIPKLTAGKKEEL
- a CDS encoding transposase; translation: MSRKPREWKPNTTYHVYSRGNRRENIFFYKHDREKYLQLLQTVRETHPFKLHAYCLMSNHIHLLIETEIQPLGSIMRNLHSRYALYINKRHKLEGHLFQNRFGATEIMSDQQFREVSRYIHMNPVKSGIVHNPSEYVWSSYESYIRSTPDPLITKTKLQSMFIQPFEKNYQKFVETSKQPTAN